The Bacillus zhangzhouensis region AACCGTCAAATCGAAGCTGCTCGTATTGCTATGACTCGTTACATGAAACGTGGCGGTAAAGTTTGGATTAAAATTTTCCCTTCTAAGCCATACACAGCTAAACCTTTAGAGGTCCGCATGGGTTCCGGTAAAGGTGCTCCAGAAGGATGGGTAGCTGTAGTAAAACCGGGCAAAGTTTTATTTGAAATTTCTGGTGTGTCTGAAGAAGTTGCTCGTGAAGCTCTTCGTCTTGCATCTCACAAATTGCCAATTAAAACGAAGTTCGTAAAACGTGAAGAAATTGGTGGTGAATCAAATGAAAGCTAATGAAATTCGTGACCTTACCACTGCTGAAATTGAACAAAAAGTAAAGTCTCTTAAAGAAGAA contains the following coding sequences:
- the rplP gene encoding 50S ribosomal protein L16, whose translation is MLLPKRVKYRREHRGKMRGRAKGGTEVHFGEYGIQALEASWITNRQIEAARIAMTRYMKRGGKVWIKIFPSKPYTAKPLEVRMGSGKGAPEGWVAVVKPGKVLFEISGVSEEVAREALRLASHKLPIKTKFVKREEIGGESNES